One Rhodoferax ferrireducens T118 DNA segment encodes these proteins:
- a CDS encoding asparagine synthetase B family protein, with protein MAATDISFASGSPKFADTRLTELARTAGAVAAWREAIAKNGPDAALGTSGEFAVGLRLPDGGTFLAVDRFSICTLCYRVDNGQLRFAARADELADASAEIDPQAIFDYLYFHVIPSPRTIYKGIYRLPPAHYALFENGQLKVAPYWVPSFAEQRSPSFDALKDEFRQLLQDSVATQLDGSKPACFLSGGTDSSTVAGMIALASGRVAATYSIGFDAQGYDEMEYARLASRHFKTEHHEYYVTPDDLVRSIPAVAAHYDQPFGNSSALPAYYCARMAREDGVTKLLAGDGGDELFGGNSRYAKQRVFGWYNHVPGFLQRGLMEPLLGTRAAATFALTRKAGSYVEQARAPMPDRLQMYNLIMRLGADDVLTPQLMAQIDTVAPLQLERAVWQMPQNCSHLNRELAYDWRFTLAESDLPKVLGATGCAGVGVGFPMLDERLLAFSLRLPTAYKLKGLQLRWFFKEALRGFLPDEIITKKKQGFGLPFGVWANTDPALKALATDSLHSLARRGVVRADFVQTLLTQHLPEHPGYFGEMVWILMMLEQWLATKAPQFSLAD; from the coding sequence ATGGCTGCAACCGATATTTCATTTGCCTCCGGCTCCCCCAAATTCGCAGATACACGCTTGACCGAATTGGCGCGGACCGCCGGCGCCGTAGCGGCCTGGCGCGAGGCAATTGCTAAAAATGGCCCTGACGCCGCTCTGGGGACTTCTGGCGAATTTGCCGTGGGGCTACGTTTGCCCGATGGCGGCACCTTTCTGGCGGTGGACCGCTTTTCCATCTGCACCCTGTGCTACAGGGTGGACAACGGGCAACTGCGCTTTGCCGCGCGCGCCGATGAATTGGCTGACGCCAGTGCCGAGATTGACCCGCAGGCGATTTTTGATTACCTTTACTTTCACGTCATCCCGTCGCCACGCACGATCTACAAAGGCATTTACAGGTTACCGCCGGCGCACTATGCGCTGTTTGAAAACGGCCAGCTCAAGGTCGCACCGTATTGGGTGCCCAGCTTTGCAGAGCAACGCAGCCCCTCGTTTGACGCGCTCAAGGACGAGTTCAGGCAGCTGCTGCAGGACTCGGTCGCGACCCAGCTCGACGGCAGCAAACCAGCCTGCTTTTTGAGCGGTGGCACCGACAGCTCCACGGTGGCCGGCATGATTGCCCTGGCCAGCGGCAGGGTGGCGGCCACTTATTCGATTGGCTTTGACGCGCAGGGCTATGACGAGATGGAATATGCCCGTCTCGCGTCCAGACACTTCAAGACCGAGCACCATGAGTACTATGTCACGCCCGATGACCTGGTGCGCAGCATCCCGGCGGTGGCAGCCCATTACGACCAGCCCTTTGGCAATTCGTCTGCCCTGCCCGCCTACTACTGCGCCAGGATGGCGCGTGAAGACGGCGTGACCAAGTTGCTGGCTGGCGATGGCGGCGATGAACTGTTTGGCGGCAACTCCCGCTATGCCAAGCAGCGGGTGTTTGGCTGGTACAACCATGTTCCAGGCTTCCTTCAAAGAGGTCTGATGGAACCGCTGCTGGGCACCCGTGCCGCGGCGACCTTCGCCCTGACCCGCAAGGCTGGCAGCTACGTGGAGCAGGCTCGCGCGCCCATGCCCGACCGACTGCAGATGTACAACCTGATCATGCGACTGGGTGCCGACGACGTGCTAACGCCACAACTCATGGCACAAATTGACACCGTAGCGCCGCTGCAACTGGAGCGCGCGGTATGGCAGATGCCACAGAACTGCAGCCATTTGAATAGAGAGCTGGCCTATGACTGGCGCTTTACCCTCGCCGAGAGTGACTTGCCCAAAGTGCTGGGCGCTACCGGCTGTGCCGGGGTGGGCGTAGGTTTTCCTATGCTCGACGAGCGGCTGCTGGCGTTTTCGCTCAGGCTGCCAACCGCGTACAAGCTCAAGGGCCTGCAACTGCGCTGGTTCTTCAAGGAGGCGCTGCGCGGCTTTCTGCCCGACGAGATCATCACCAAGAAGAAGCAGGGCTTCGGCTTGCCGTTTGGCGTATGGGCCAACACCGACCCGGCCCTCAAGGCGCTGGCTACCGACTCGCTGCACAGCTTGGCGCGCCGCGGCGTGGTGCGCGCCGATTTTGTCCAGACCCTGCTGACGCAACACCTGCCCGAGCACCCGGGCTACTTTGGCGAGATGGTGTGGATCCTGATGATGCTGGAGCAGTGGCTTGCGACCAAGGCGCCGCAGTTCAGCCTTGCCGATTGA
- a CDS encoding Ig-like domain-containing protein, which translates to MIDTTSPGLVTEGSFDQVPGYLAKSPQVLRSNGAAGARFALQVPQAGQYEVFVWWPQNLADAGIADITVEYHGGKNTISRSQRSGGGSWQSVGTYPFDPSIPGAVVLRNASGAPLYVDATRLQYVGRLAPVMVFAFDKLPVGLKDEPYTAQLGMAGGMPPYSYAIVDGDLPPGLALDGATGDITGRPAQAGEFTFTVRSQDATRQLASQTMTLYIGESAGTASTVQGLFPRPLEVPSARRQSAVTPSGAPDVSNLLAIVAGMAEGEWRRVNLNAFSSVWTPADLRPLLSKSNPDPSRLILAWSSFAWDSNRAALLLYGGGHANYRGNDVYLWRASTQRWERASLPSEMVQTPLGYWNAIDGVDKAPASAHTYDNTIFLPILDRMLVLGGAADPNGGPYITQDTATTARITGPYLFDPSRANADRVGGSTGSHVKRVAPYPEIVGGNMWSNRESWLNASASSAPPVETLSDGCTGYAVEDGRDVVYLRTASRLYRYEINDLANPAADVWKQVNRYYYGGSGGQSTCGYDPLRKIFLSTHLKTPFIFWDLSNSNPGNLDKMITPVDPTGEFPTLLSSGEIQMRNCGLEFDPVRKDFKLWCGDGRVWAVTPPPTPVATGWTIVKASLPPSAVPTESLGTGILGKWKYVPNLDVFMGLADAVQGNIWVYKPHGWVNPAGGSNLPPSVSITAPVNGASVTVGASIAVSATATDVDGSVAKVEFFADSYKIGESLAAPYGMVWSGATVGAHTLTAVATDDAGGTKTSAEVTVTVTPVAPLNNPPTVNLVRPTPGAIFPFGTPVTLEASAADSDGAVIRVEFYANAIKLGESTVAPFTLVWASPPLGTSALYAVATDDQGASATSVVVSMTVSPASGGAGSITLQRGASPFTVADTYLSAYHSTLNFGAASNLRDQFSNYSSLMRFAIFQSEGGPVPNGTNITSATLSLYKYSSYNMVYSVHRVLLDWSESSATWNLRQPGLAWSTVGANGLGTDISATPDASASTDFNPGWINFDVTASVQAMSLAPTLANYGWRLKGVSGYTSGLKWIYSSEFSGTPTLRPKLVITYN; encoded by the coding sequence GTGATTGACACGACAAGCCCGGGACTCGTGACCGAGGGCAGTTTTGATCAGGTGCCCGGCTACTTGGCAAAGAGCCCGCAGGTCTTGCGCAGCAATGGTGCAGCGGGCGCGCGCTTTGCGTTGCAGGTGCCGCAGGCAGGTCAGTATGAAGTGTTCGTCTGGTGGCCGCAGAATCTGGCGGATGCCGGTATTGCAGATATCACGGTCGAATACCACGGCGGCAAAAACACAATTTCCCGGAGCCAGCGCAGCGGTGGCGGCTCATGGCAATCGGTTGGCACATATCCGTTTGATCCGTCGATTCCCGGGGCTGTGGTGCTGCGGAACGCAAGCGGTGCGCCCTTGTACGTGGATGCAACGCGCCTGCAATACGTCGGGCGACTGGCCCCCGTTATGGTGTTTGCGTTCGACAAGTTGCCGGTCGGCCTGAAGGATGAGCCGTATACCGCGCAACTCGGTATGGCGGGTGGTATGCCGCCTTACAGCTATGCGATTGTGGATGGCGACTTACCTCCGGGTTTGGCACTGGATGGGGCCACTGGCGACATCACCGGCCGCCCGGCGCAGGCGGGCGAGTTCACCTTCACCGTGCGCTCGCAGGATGCCACGCGTCAGTTGGCGTCACAGACGATGACCCTCTACATCGGAGAGTCGGCGGGCACCGCCAGTACTGTGCAGGGTTTGTTCCCACGTCCGCTTGAGGTCCCCAGTGCGCGCCGCCAATCGGCTGTCACGCCGTCCGGCGCGCCGGACGTTTCCAACTTGCTCGCCATTGTGGCCGGCATGGCCGAAGGGGAATGGCGTCGGGTCAACCTGAACGCTTTCTCATCCGTCTGGACCCCCGCCGACCTGCGCCCTTTGTTGTCCAAAAGCAACCCTGATCCCTCCCGCCTGATTCTCGCGTGGAGCAGTTTTGCCTGGGATTCCAACCGTGCTGCGCTGCTACTTTATGGTGGCGGCCATGCCAATTACCGTGGCAACGATGTCTACTTGTGGCGCGCCAGCACACAGAGGTGGGAGCGTGCATCGCTCCCAAGCGAGATGGTCCAAACCCCTCTGGGCTACTGGAATGCGATTGACGGTGTCGACAAAGCGCCGGCGTCCGCTCACACTTATGACAACACCATCTTCCTTCCGATTCTGGATCGCATGCTGGTGCTGGGCGGCGCCGCCGACCCCAATGGCGGACCTTACATTACCCAGGACACCGCAACAACAGCGCGCATCACCGGGCCCTACCTTTTTGACCCAAGCCGCGCGAACGCCGACAGGGTAGGCGGCAGCACCGGGTCGCATGTGAAACGCGTGGCACCGTACCCCGAAATTGTGGGCGGCAATATGTGGTCAAACCGCGAGTCGTGGCTGAATGCGTCGGCGTCATCAGCACCTCCTGTCGAAACCCTGTCCGACGGGTGCACAGGCTATGCCGTGGAGGACGGCCGTGATGTGGTCTATTTGCGCACGGCCAGCCGCCTGTACCGCTATGAAATAAACGACTTGGCCAATCCCGCCGCCGATGTCTGGAAGCAGGTCAATAGGTATTACTACGGCGGCTCCGGTGGACAGAGCACCTGCGGCTACGACCCGCTGCGCAAGATATTCCTGTCGACGCATCTGAAGACGCCATTCATCTTTTGGGACCTGTCAAATTCCAATCCGGGCAACCTGGACAAAATGATCACACCTGTCGACCCAACTGGCGAATTTCCGACACTGCTGTCAAGCGGTGAGATCCAGATGCGCAATTGTGGTCTGGAGTTTGACCCCGTTCGCAAAGATTTCAAGCTCTGGTGTGGTGATGGTCGCGTCTGGGCCGTGACGCCACCGCCAACGCCGGTTGCCACGGGCTGGACTATTGTCAAGGCTTCATTGCCGCCAAGCGCAGTGCCGACCGAAAGTCTTGGCACCGGCATTTTGGGCAAATGGAAGTACGTGCCAAACCTGGATGTCTTCATGGGCCTGGCCGATGCGGTGCAGGGCAATATCTGGGTTTATAAGCCGCACGGCTGGGTGAACCCCGCCGGAGGCAGCAACCTGCCACCGTCAGTGTCGATCACCGCACCCGTTAATGGCGCAAGCGTCACAGTGGGGGCGAGCATCGCGGTGTCGGCCACTGCGACTGACGTCGACGGCAGTGTTGCCAAGGTCGAGTTCTTCGCCGACAGCTACAAGATCGGTGAAAGTCTGGCCGCGCCCTACGGCATGGTGTGGTCTGGCGCCACAGTGGGCGCGCATACGCTCACGGCAGTGGCCACCGACGATGCGGGGGGCACCAAGACCTCGGCCGAGGTTACAGTCACGGTGACTCCGGTGGCCCCGCTCAACAATCCTCCTACCGTCAACCTTGTACGCCCCACCCCTGGCGCCATCTTTCCTTTTGGCACGCCGGTCACCCTTGAAGCTTCGGCCGCAGACAGCGACGGCGCCGTGATACGCGTCGAGTTTTACGCCAACGCCATCAAACTGGGTGAATCTACCGTCGCGCCGTTCACGCTGGTGTGGGCCTCGCCCCCCTTGGGCACCAGTGCACTCTACGCAGTTGCCACCGACGATCAAGGCGCCAGCGCCACCTCGGTGGTGGTGTCCATGACCGTCTCGCCTGCCTCGGGCGGCGCTGGGTCGATCACCCTGCAACGCGGCGCGAGTCCGTTCACCGTCGCCGACACCTATCTGTCTGCGTATCACTCGACGTTGAACTTCGGAGCAGCGAGCAATCTCCGGGATCAGTTCAGCAACTACTCGTCGCTGATGCGCTTTGCGATCTTCCAGTCTGAAGGCGGCCCTGTTCCGAACGGCACGAACATTACCTCAGCGACCTTGTCGTTGTACAAGTACTCGTCTTACAACATGGTTTATTCCGTGCACCGCGTGTTGTTGGACTGGTCGGAGAGCAGCGCCACCTGGAATCTGCGCCAGCCGGGGCTGGCCTGGTCCACAGTAGGTGCCAACGGTCTGGGTACGGATATTTCTGCTACGCCGGATGCTTCTGCATCTACAGACTTCAACCCGGGTTGGATCAACTTCGACGTGACTGCAAGCGTGCAGGCAATGAGCCTGGCCCCGACGCTTGCCAACTACGGCTGGCGTCTCAAGGGCGTGAGTGGCTACACCAGCGGGCTCAAGTGGATCTACTCAAGTGAATTCTCTGGCACGCCGACACTGCGCCCGAAACTGGTAATCACCTACAACTGA